The sequence TGTTAAACGGGCAGATTAACGACGTGGGGGCATATACAAGAATAAATGTAGACAAAAGTTTTAGAAGAGGTGCTGAGATCGAAGTGAACTACACATTTAACCGATTCGTAAATCTTGGTGGAAACATTGCTCTCTCGCAAAATAAAATTTCGAAGTTTGTAGAATTTATTGATAGCACCGACGCCGACTACACAGTTTACTCGCAATTTAAAAAAGAATATACTAATACGGATATCTCTTTTTCACCAAACGTGGTATCATCTGTTATGTTAGGCCTCAGACCTTTAAAAGGTTTGGAAATATCTCTGATCAATAAATATGTGGGCCAACAATTTTTGGATAACACAACTAATTCGAAGAGAAGTATCAGTGCCTACAATGTTGTAGACATTCGTGTAAACTACACGATCAAAACAAAAGTTATTCCTGAAATTAGTTTCATGCTTTCGGTATACAATGTGCTGAATAAAAACTATGAAACAAATGGCTATACCTATAGTGCTTACACCGATGCTACGCTCTATACAAGCAATTATCTGGCTCCGGCGGCCCCTGTAAATTTTTTGGGTGGTGTAAGTCTGAAATTCTAAAAAAACATTCCTTAAAAATCCCGGCATCACCGGGATTTTTTTTTCACCCTGCAAACATAATTGGGAATTTTATACCTATTCAGAAACTATTCATTACCCGGAATTTGCAATAAATCGTATTTTGCAGGATTAAACTATGAACCTCTGAACGCGAAGTTTAAAACATACTTGAAAAAGATAGGACTACTAGGATTTGTATTTTTCCTTTTGAAAGGCATTGCCTGGCTTTTTATTTTTTATTTTGTAAAAAGTAAACTTTGAATTTACCTTATAAATGGTTAGCAGATAAATTATCAAAAAAAAAGTCCCGGAAAATAATTTCCAGGACTTTTTTATAGATTGCACTGCGATTAGTAAATCGAGCCGATCACCTGCATTAACTTTTCAATCTGGCTGTGCCATAAAAGTTTAGAAGATTCTCTGTCGCTAACTGAATCCGCAAAATCAGTAATAATTAAAGAAATATCATTTGTAAGATCATCACGTTGAATTTTAAACTCAAAATAACTTCCATCGGTCTTATCTACCCATTGGAAACGAACCAATTGCAAATCTATTGTTTTAAGTAAACGTGCTTGCTGCAATTGATCTTCCCAGATAAAAGTATAAATGCCATTACGAATATTTAAATCATCGCAAAACCATTCAGAAAGTCCACTTGGTGTCGACAAGAATTCATATAACATCTCCGCAGAGGAATGTACAACAAATTCTAATTCAAATTTTCCATTTGGTTCTTTCTCTGGTTTTATTGCATAAGAATCTGTTTTTTTAATCGGATTCGTTATAGAGTGAGATATAGAAGCAATTTTCGATGCTGAAATTTCGTGCTTTGCCTTTACAGGTATGGTATTTGTTATGGCTAAAACTTCAGTTGACTTTTTCTCAGCCAATTGTTTTTTAGTAGCGATAGCTGTTGCAACTTCTGCTTTTCTTAATTTTTCATCGGCCGCAGCACCTTCCTTCTTTGCAACTGGCGCACTAATTGACGGGGTTTTCCCTGATGTTGCAGCGCTTGTTCCGTTAACTTTCGCGGCTGTTTTCTTAACCGGTAATGTAGGTTCTTTACTACCTGACTTTGAAGGTTTCGTAACAGCAATCACTCCTTTGGGGGATGCTTTTTTGCTCTCAACTTTCTTAACCACCGCTTTTTTTGATCCTTTAGAGCTATGGTCAGCTTTTTTTGCAATTTCTTTAGGCTTATTAGTTTTAACAGCAGCTTTGGGTTTTGATGCTTTTACCGGAGTACTTTTTGTAGGTTTAGCAGCCTTAACACCTGTTTTTTTAACAACTGGTTTCGCTTTTTTTGCATTTATAGGCTTAGAAGTTTTAGCAGCATTTTTAGTCGGAGCAGGTTTGGTCGAACCTTTTTTCAAAGCCTTTTTATCCGCGGTCTTTTTTCCAGCGTTTTTTGACTTTTCTTTATCCTTTTTCTTTTTCGACATACTGTAAAATTTTGTGAAATATATAGAAAAATTCCTACAAAGCAAATTAAAAGCTTAAAATAAATGTTTTGGCGATTATGCACGAATGTTTTATATTTGCAGCCCGAAAACGGCGGGATAGCTCAGATGGTTAGAGCGCAGGATTCATAACCCTGAGGTCTCGAGTTCAACTCTCGATTCCGCTACAATAAACCCTTGAAGATTAGATCTTTAAGGGTTTTTTTTATGTGATTTATGCCTGAAATTGGCAGCTACACTAAATGTCTTTTGAAAGCGATAAAAGCAAAAAAACTCATTAAATACCTTTAAATGAGTTAGTTATAAGTTAATTTCTTCGAAAAGGAATTTTAGATCAGCTCGGCTATTTTAACTTTTGATTCCGCACTTACAAGAATGTTGTTGCGGTTAATCCAGTCATTAATGCCTTGTGCGAAATTTTCACGGTACCGAATATGCTCTAATTTTATAGCGACAGTTTTACGGTTCTTTTTTACAAAATAAAAAATATCGTGTCTGAATTCAATGATCATAATTTCCGAAGCAAAAACTTTGGTGAATTTGCTTTCAACAATTAATAGATAGTTAGCGTAAATATTAACGAAACATAGACCCTTTTTATATTTCAAATAAAGAATACTTGCTTCAGTAGCTGCAACAATAATACAAATAGGATAGAACAGTTTCACACTGCTGCGTGAAAAATAAAGTAACAAAGCAAAAGCAACAAAAATGCTGATTTTTAATGAACGAAACATAATGAACTTACTGGTGAAATACGGATAACGCTGCACTGGCAAAGATGCCTTGTAGCTGGCGTTGAGGTACTCGTAACAACTAAGAAATATGTATGCTAAACCCACCAGGCTTTGCACGCCAAGTAGTTCTTTCCAATTTAACCAGGTATAAAAAAAATTAAAGGCCGAAAGAAAAACGATCGCCACTAAAATAAGATTCTTTCCAATGGAAGCCAGTGCAGAGTTCATAATTTTGGTATTAGCTATGTAAATATACAAAAAAAGTACATGCTAAGTAATTATTGTAAAATTGAACAGATCTTCCTCTAACGTAGTAACTACGTGCCCCTGGCGAAATCTTTCTTAAATTATCCTAAAGGGTGTTTGTGCAACCGCGATCAAATTAGTATTTTTATGATCTATGACGTTTGTTTCTCCCTTGTTTTTGTGGGCTTTAGCGGCAATCGCTGTACCTGTTATCATTCATTTATTTAATTTCAGAAAATACAAAGTTGTTTATTTCAGCAATGTTAAATTTTTAAAGGAACTTCAGCAGGAAAGTAAATCTAAATCGCGTTTAAAGGAACTTCTTATACTTGCTGCACGCTGCCTGGCAATCGCCTGTTTGGTATTCGCATTTAGTCAACCTGTTATTCCCGATAAAAACAATCCGGTAAAAAACGCCGGAGCAAATGCCATTAGTATTTACATTGATAATTCCTTCAGCATGGAAAATGTAAACAAGCAGGGCCCTTTATTGGAACTTGCTAAAACCCATGCAAAAGAAGTAGTGAATGTTTTTGGCAATGCAGATAAATTTCAAATTATCACAAATGACTTTGAAGGACGGCACCAGCGTTTTCATAGTAAGGAAGATGCACTCAATGTGCTGGAGGAAATTAAAATTTCTTCGGCAATAAGGGATTTGAGTGACGTTTTGAAACGTCAATCGGATTTTCTGAATAATTCCAATCTTATAAATAAAAAGATTTATGTTTTTTCGGATGCGCAAAGCTCAACGTTTAATCTCGCTAAAATTCAACCGGATACTTCTATTTTAACGACGCTGGTTCCTCTGGTAGCCAACCAGGTAAACAACGTCTTTTTAGATACTTGTTGGTTTGAATCGCCGCTGCAACAAAAAGGATTTATTCAAAAACTCCATGCAAAAGTGGTTAATAACGGAAATACGACCATACATGTTTCGTCAGCCAAATTATTTTTGAATAAACAGCAAATTGCTATTGCTACTTTTTCTTTAGAACCCAATTCTCAAACCGAAATTAAATTTACCTTCGAGTGTAAACAAAGCGGACTAAATTACGGCTCCATCAAAATTGAGGATTATCCGGTAACTTTCGACGACGAATTGTTTTTTGCCTTCAACTCTAAAGTAAATATTGCGGTAAGCCTCATCAATGGCCGGGAGCAAAACCCCGTTAATTCCTTTTCATCACTTTTTAAAAATGATAGTCTCTTCAACTTTACTTCTTTTTCCGAGCAGACTATCGATTATACTGCTTTTAAAACAAGCGATGTTATTATTCTCAATCAATTGGCAGAACTCAGCAGCGGTCTGGTTTCAGAGCTGGTAAAATTTTCAAATAAAGGTGGAGCTCTTGTTTTAATTCCTTCGCAAAAATCAACTATAGCCTCTTACAATCTTGCCCTTAGTTCATTGAAACTGCCTGCACTTGTTGCTTTAGATAGCAGTACTGTAAAAACAGATAAGATTGAATTAGCTTCTAAATTTTACGATGGGGTTTTTGAAAAAAATGAAGATCGTCTGAATTTACCCGTAGTTACAAAACATTATTCGCTGGCTAAAACAAGTCGCAGCGATTTTGAGCCCATCTTGTCTTTACAAAACAACGAGGTGTTTTTAGGAAGAGCAAGATTTGGAAACGCAGTCCTTTATTTGTTTTCAGCACCGCTCAACGAGTCTTCTACCAATTTTAATAAACACGCTTTATTTGTGCCTACCTTTTACCAGGTTTGTTTCAACAGTTTAAAATCGGCGCCTTTATTTTATCAAACGAGTTCTAATGTTGTAGTTAATTTAAAAAATGCGGGAAATATGACCGAGCAGCCTCCGCATATTAAAAAGGCAGATAATACGCTCGATGTAATTCCCGAGATGCGCATCATAAATAACGGCGTATTCCTTTATACACAGCGACAAATAGGTACTCCCGGATTTTATGAAGTAAGTCATAAGGGCCAGGTTTTACTACCGATGGCATTTAATTACTCACGTAAAGAATCTGATTTAAAATGTTATTCTGACGACGAACTAACAAAACTTCTTTCAGAAAAAGGGTGGAAGTCGGTGAGCCTTATTAACGATACACAGACCGATATCTCTAAACAAATTTTGCTTGGTGCTGAGGGAAAAAAATTATGGAAATTATTTATAATTTTGACCCTGCTATTTATCGCATTGGAAGTAGCATTATTACGGTTATTAAAATAAAAACGGCATGAATATTTTAATTAAGGACGCAACAATCATCTCAACAAACAGTTCGTTGAATACTAAAGTAATGGATCTTTTGATTGAGGGTGGTGTTATTGTAGAGATAAAAAAGAACATCAATCCCAAAGCAAATGTAAAGGTGATTGAAGAAAAAGGGTTACACGTTTCAGCCGGCTGGATAGATATGCAGACCGTAAGCTGCGATCCGGGATTTGAATTCAAAGAAAATCTTGACACACTTATTAAATGTGCATCATCTGGTGGATTTACCGCAGTATGCGTTCACAATTACAATCAACCCGCACTGCACAATAAAAGTCAGATAGAGTACCTGATAAACAGTACACGAAATAAAGTTGTGGATGTTTTACCTTTTGGAACTATTACAATTGATGGAAAGGGAAAAGACATGGCGGAAATGTATGACATGAAAATGTCAGGGGCCATGGCTTTCAGCGATTACAAAAATCCTATTAAGGATGCAGGGATGGTAATGCGGGCTTTGCAGTATGCCGGAGGTATCGATTCCTTGATTATTACACATTGTAACGATGAAAGTATTTCTCAGGGCGGACAAATGAATGAGGGTGAAACTGCAACTGCTCTTGGTTTAAAAGGCATGCCCGCGCTTGCCGAAGAGTTAATGATTCAGAGAAATCTGTCTATTGCAGAGTATACTGAAGGTAAATTACATATTCCAACCATTAGCACTAAAGGAAGTGCAGAGCTGATTAAGAAAGCCAAAGCCAATGGAGTGAATGTAACTTGCGGAGTAGCTGCGGTAAATCTCTTTCTCGATGATTCGGCTTTAAAAGAATTTGATACTAACTATAAATTAGATCCACCTTTAAGAACTAAGAAAGATGTGCAGGCTTTACGCAATGCCGTTGAAAGTGGAATTATTGACGTGATTGTAAGCGATCATTTACCACAGGACATAGAGAGTAAAGAGTTAGAATTTGATCATGCCGATATGGGGATGATAAATCTACAAACCGCGTTTAACTGTGCGCTTGAAGGCCTTAAAGAAAAAGGTATTGAAAGCATCGTTCGTGCCTTCACAACCAATCCAAGGGCAATTTTGGGAATGGATGAAGTAGAAATAAAAGAAGGGAATGAAGCTAATCTTACTCTATTTACGCTAAGCGATCAAACTACCTTGACAGAGCGAACTAATAATTCGCGCTCGCGCAACTCTCCGTTTTTAGGACAAAGTCTTAAAGGAAAAGTTATTGGAATTTTGAATGGAAGTAAAAGTTTCTTTAACTAAATTAATCTTCCTTTTTACCGTTAATTGGTCTTCCGAGTGCTTGTAGAAAATGCGGCAAGGTCTTCTTATTATTTTCAACTAAGAAACACCCGTAAAAGTCAAGGCGTTTAATAGTAAAATTATAAAGGCTGTCATATCCTCTTCTATCGAGGTCATAATCAGCACAAAGTATGACGAACCTTGGTGTAAGGCGTTTCTTCTCTTCCTCAATCCTCCAGGTTCTTCTTTCTCCATGCGTTAACAGAGTGTTGGGAAAGTTTTTATCTATTGCAGGACCACCGAACCCTAATTCTTCTTTGCAGAAAACATCATCCATGATAACGAGATCGTTCACTTTATTTTCTAAACAAACCTTTTTATAATGTTGAGTAATTTCCAGTGTATTTTTAATAGAACCAAGATGCATGAAAATCCACTTTTTGTTATCTGTTTGGTAGGCAATATTTTTTTCAAAAGAAAATAGTTTAAATCCTGTAAATAATAAAGCAAGTGGAATCAAAATATAAAAAAACTTTTGTGAACTAAAAGAAACAGTACTGAGAAAAAGAGAAAGGATTACCGGAATGCCAAGATACATGCGACTATACGAAAAATAGACCCATGTAGAACCATCAGCAACTTTCGAAGAAAAAAAGCTCAGGAGTATAAAAAGTAGGAATAAAGTATAAGCATAAAATACTTTTCTGTTTTGCCTGAAGAATAAAACTCCGCAAATGAACAATGTCAGTAACAGGTAAATGCATTTTTCGTCTTCGAAAAATGTAATATTTGCAAAGCGCTGATCAAGGCTATTAAGAGCTTCTGTAAAATAGTATCCTGAAAATTTATTTTCGAACGGATGCTGAATATAATCAGGGTGTATAGTGTAAAAGTGATTTAGCAAATAGGCAAAAGGTAACACCAATAAAAAACCTGTAGCTACATACAAATAAGCTTTTTTAGATTGAAAATTAATCAGAAAGAGGTAAAAAAATAAGGGAAAGCTAATAAGAAGTGAGTTTGGATTGACAAGATATGCAAGCCCGGCGCAGAAGCTATTTAATAAAAGATAACGAAGCTTCGTAGGATTCTGAATACTTAGGATAAAAGGAGTGGTAAAAAAAATTCCGCTTACAAAACCCCTGGGAATGGCATTCATAATATCATACCCAGTAGGTAGAAATAGTAAAAGTATTAACACCAGTAAGGCCTGTAATTTTTTTTGTAAGTGAAATAAATAAACGGCCATGAATAAAAAAGGCACCAAAGATAAAATATGCGTTACTATAGGCACAGCATAATAAACCGGAACTCCTATTCTTACAAACGGCACAGCCAATAAAGCCTCCAGCAGAGTATTGTAGCTTTGACCATAAAACCTGGGTTCATAAAAAAGTCCCTCTGAAAAATGTCGTGCCCCAAGCCACATAGTGGGTTGATCGGAATCAATATGATCAAGGTTGAGAAATGTAAACAGAAGTACTCTGTTTCCTAAAACGAGGAGGATAAAAAAATAAAAGAAAAAGTCGAGCCAGCGAAGTCTTTTGACAAATGAGGTATGCACTACTGATTCCAATGCCTGAAATTACTAAAAAATCAGAGTTCTTTTTTTAGGCGGTCAAGACGATAATGCGCTTCGAGATCAAATTCGTTATGAGTGAGGTCATCTGTTATAACCTGATATAAGAAGAGCGTTTTCAGTTTTAAAGCTTTATAATGTTCCAGATCTCCAATTTCCTGGTAGTAAGTCATTTTTTCGAATAAAAGATTGGCAAGAATTTTCTTCTGATCGAATTCTAAATGGGAAGAATTAATTTTTTGAGAGAAGGCGTCTAATGAGATATTTTCAAGTTCCAGGATTTCAAAATCGGTAAACTGCTTCACAGCTTCGGCCATTTCTTTTTCAAAAGCATCATAATCATTGAGAAGCTTTTTAGCCAAAAGGCTGGCAAGTACCTTTCCAAACTGCTCAAATTGTCTTTGTATATAATCTTTTCTAAGCATGCTGAAACTTAAGCAGGTCTTTGTAAACAGCAACTACCTGTGGAGTAAGTAACTGCGTTGAAGAATTATAAATGACGTAATCTGCTTTTTTTATTTTTTCTTCCTGTGGCAATTGACTGTCTATTTTTTTTAAAACTTCCTCCCGACTTATTCCGTCGCGTTGCATAACACGTTGAATGCGGGTTTCGTCGTCAGCCACAACAAGAATAATTTTATCCATTTGTTTTTCCAGCTTTGCTTCAAAAAGTAAGGCCGTTTCTTTGATCACGATCTTACCAGGATTTGCGTCCACAAACAAACGTGATTTTTTGATAACGGCAGGATGAATTATGCTGTTAAGAGACTGCAGAAGCTTTGCGTCTGAAAATATTTTGGAGCTAATGTACGCTTTGTTGAGAGTGGTTTCAGACAAATAACTTTCTGCCCCAAGCAGCCCTATCACCTGCTGACGCACCTCCGGATCAAAATAAATTTCTTTAGCCACTACATCACTTTCAAAAGTAAGGCAGCCCATAAGTTCAAAAAGCCTGGCAACTATGCTTTTACCGCTACCAATGCCTCCTGTTAATCCTACAACCATTATTTTTTAAAGATTAAGATTTCTACTTCATGAGGCTCAACGCTCATAATGGTAACATGGCCGGGGTATGTACTGAGCAGCACGGGACATTTTTTACTATCGCGGTTTATTTTCCGACTGTCAATTGTGGCTTTAAACAAGCTGGTATCTTCAGCGTTAAAAGAATTTTGAATAGATGTAAATTTTACTTTAACGGAAGAAGGAAAGATGTTAACCC is a genomic window of Sphingobacteriaceae bacterium containing:
- a CDS encoding dihydroorotase, yielding MNILIKDATIISTNSSLNTKVMDLLIEGGVIVEIKKNINPKANVKVIEEKGLHVSAGWIDMQTVSCDPGFEFKENLDTLIKCASSGGFTAVCVHNYNQPALHNKSQIEYLINSTRNKVVDVLPFGTITIDGKGKDMAEMYDMKMSGAMAFSDYKNPIKDAGMVMRALQYAGGIDSLIITHCNDESISQGGQMNEGETATALGLKGMPALAEELMIQRNLSIAEYTEGKLHIPTISTKGSAELIKKAKANGVNVTCGVAAVNLFLDDSALKEFDTNYKLDPPLRTKKDVQALRNAVESGIIDVIVSDHLPQDIESKELEFDHADMGMINLQTAFNCALEGLKEKGIESIVRAFTTNPRAILGMDEVEIKEGNEANLTLFTLSDQTTLTERTNNSRSRNSPFLGQSLKGKVIGILNGSKSFFN
- a CDS encoding dephospho-CoA kinase; translated protein: MVVGLTGGIGSGKSIVARLFELMGCLTFESDVVAKEIYFDPEVRQQVIGLLGAESYLSETTLNKAYISSKIFSDAKLLQSLNSIIHPAVIKKSRLFVDANPGKIVIKETALLFEAKLEKQMDKIILVVADDETRIQRVMQRDGISREEVLKKIDSQLPQEEKIKKADYVIYNSSTQLLTPQVVAVYKDLLKFQHA